The Populus trichocarpa isolate Nisqually-1 chromosome 11, P.trichocarpa_v4.1, whole genome shotgun sequence genome has a segment encoding these proteins:
- the LOC18103541 gene encoding uncharacterized protein LOC18103541 isoform X2, giving the protein MELKGLGAVRMQSSKAPASMEVETREHKSQGALPAKPKFEPLKAHEMSDGRVQFRKVSVPPHRYSPLKKAWMEIYTPIYEQMKIDVRMNLKARKVELKTRSDTPDVSNLQKCADFVHAFMLGFDVIDAIALLRLDELYVESFEIKDVKTLRGEHLSRAIGRLSGKGGKTKFAIENATKTRIVIADTKIHILGSFQNIKVARDSLCSLILGSPAGKVYSKLRQVTARLAERF; this is encoded by the exons ATGGAATTGAAAG GATTAGGTGCAGTCAGAATGCAGTCCAGCAAAGCCCCTGCATCAATGGAAGTTGAAACCCGTGAACATAAGTCTCAGGGAGCTTTGCCTGCAAAGCCAAAGTTTGAGCCATTGAAGGCTCATGAGATGTCTGATGGTCGAGTTCAGTTTAGAAAAGTCTCGGTTCCACCACACCGGTATTCACCTCTGAAGAAAGCATGGATGGAAATCTACACTCCAATATATGAGCAAATGAAGATTGATGTCCGTATGAACCTCAAAGCTAGGAAGGTTGAGTTGAAAACTAGATCAGACACGCCTGATGTTAGTAACCTGCAAAAGTGTGCTGATTTCGTGCATGCTTTTATGCTAGGTTTTGATGTGATAGATGCCATTGCTCTTTTGCGTTTGGACGAGCTATATGTTGAATCTTTTGAAATCAAAGATGTTAAAACTCTTCGAGGTGAGCATTTGTCTCGGGCCATTGGGAGACTGTCTGGTAAAGGTGGCAAAACAAAGTTTGCCATTGAGAACGCTACCAAGACAAGGATTGTGATTGCTGACACCAAGATTCACATATTAGGatcttttcaaaatatcaaagttGCAAGGGATTCTCTTTGCAGCCTCATTTTAGGGTCTCCTGCTGGAAAGGTATACTCAAAACTTAGACAAGTTACAGCTAGATTGGCTGAGAGATTCTGa
- the LOC18103541 gene encoding uncharacterized protein LOC18103541 isoform X1, with the protein MELKAGLGAVRMQSSKAPASMEVETREHKSQGALPAKPKFEPLKAHEMSDGRVQFRKVSVPPHRYSPLKKAWMEIYTPIYEQMKIDVRMNLKARKVELKTRSDTPDVSNLQKCADFVHAFMLGFDVIDAIALLRLDELYVESFEIKDVKTLRGEHLSRAIGRLSGKGGKTKFAIENATKTRIVIADTKIHILGSFQNIKVARDSLCSLILGSPAGKVYSKLRQVTARLAERF; encoded by the exons ATGGAATTGAAAG cAGGATTAGGTGCAGTCAGAATGCAGTCCAGCAAAGCCCCTGCATCAATGGAAGTTGAAACCCGTGAACATAAGTCTCAGGGAGCTTTGCCTGCAAAGCCAAAGTTTGAGCCATTGAAGGCTCATGAGATGTCTGATGGTCGAGTTCAGTTTAGAAAAGTCTCGGTTCCACCACACCGGTATTCACCTCTGAAGAAAGCATGGATGGAAATCTACACTCCAATATATGAGCAAATGAAGATTGATGTCCGTATGAACCTCAAAGCTAGGAAGGTTGAGTTGAAAACTAGATCAGACACGCCTGATGTTAGTAACCTGCAAAAGTGTGCTGATTTCGTGCATGCTTTTATGCTAGGTTTTGATGTGATAGATGCCATTGCTCTTTTGCGTTTGGACGAGCTATATGTTGAATCTTTTGAAATCAAAGATGTTAAAACTCTTCGAGGTGAGCATTTGTCTCGGGCCATTGGGAGACTGTCTGGTAAAGGTGGCAAAACAAAGTTTGCCATTGAGAACGCTACCAAGACAAGGATTGTGATTGCTGACACCAAGATTCACATATTAGGatcttttcaaaatatcaaagttGCAAGGGATTCTCTTTGCAGCCTCATTTTAGGGTCTCCTGCTGGAAAGGTATACTCAAAACTTAGACAAGTTACAGCTAGATTGGCTGAGAGATTCTGa
- the LOC18103541 gene encoding uncharacterized protein LOC18103541 isoform X3 encodes MQSSKAPASMEVETREHKSQGALPAKPKFEPLKAHEMSDGRVQFRKVSVPPHRYSPLKKAWMEIYTPIYEQMKIDVRMNLKARKVELKTRSDTPDVSNLQKCADFVHAFMLGFDVIDAIALLRLDELYVESFEIKDVKTLRGEHLSRAIGRLSGKGGKTKFAIENATKTRIVIADTKIHILGSFQNIKVARDSLCSLILGSPAGKVYSKLRQVTARLAERF; translated from the coding sequence ATGCAGTCCAGCAAAGCCCCTGCATCAATGGAAGTTGAAACCCGTGAACATAAGTCTCAGGGAGCTTTGCCTGCAAAGCCAAAGTTTGAGCCATTGAAGGCTCATGAGATGTCTGATGGTCGAGTTCAGTTTAGAAAAGTCTCGGTTCCACCACACCGGTATTCACCTCTGAAGAAAGCATGGATGGAAATCTACACTCCAATATATGAGCAAATGAAGATTGATGTCCGTATGAACCTCAAAGCTAGGAAGGTTGAGTTGAAAACTAGATCAGACACGCCTGATGTTAGTAACCTGCAAAAGTGTGCTGATTTCGTGCATGCTTTTATGCTAGGTTTTGATGTGATAGATGCCATTGCTCTTTTGCGTTTGGACGAGCTATATGTTGAATCTTTTGAAATCAAAGATGTTAAAACTCTTCGAGGTGAGCATTTGTCTCGGGCCATTGGGAGACTGTCTGGTAAAGGTGGCAAAACAAAGTTTGCCATTGAGAACGCTACCAAGACAAGGATTGTGATTGCTGACACCAAGATTCACATATTAGGatcttttcaaaatatcaaagttGCAAGGGATTCTCTTTGCAGCCTCATTTTAGGGTCTCCTGCTGGAAAGGTATACTCAAAACTTAGACAAGTTACAGCTAGATTGGCTGAGAGATTCTGa
- the LOC18103542 gene encoding protein DNA-DAMAGE INDUCIBLE 1 — MRITVMTADEQIISLEVDPHESVENVKALLEVETQVPLQQQQLLYNGREMRNNEKLSALGVKDEDLVMMVSNAAALSAPSNNLGLNPDGSAVNPGAFQQQLRNDSNTMAQLFQADPELAQVILGNDLNKLQDLLRQRHRQRSELRRQQEEEFALLEADPFDVEAQKKIEAAIRQKGIDENWAAALEYNPEAFARVIMLYVDMEVNGVPLKAFVDSGAQSTIISKSCAERCGLLRLLDQRYKGIAHGVGQSEILGRIHVAPIKIGNIFYPCSFMVLDSPNMEFLFGLDMLRKHQCIIDLKENVLRVGGGEVSVPFLQEKDIPPRFLDEERYSKEASSSGNPVTSGKAEKKNDPPAMGQSSGVARSSVTQGPDFEAKVAKLVELGFGREAVIQALKLFDGNEEQAAGFLFGG; from the exons atGAGAATTACTGTAATGACAGCAGATGAACAGATCATATCTCTTGAAGTTGATCCTCATGAATCT GTTGAGAATGTGAAAGCTTTACTTGAAGTTGAG ACACAGGTGCCtctccagcagcagcagctgctaTATAATGGGAGGGAGATGAGAAATAATGAGAAATTGAGTGCATTAGGCGTTAAGGATGAGGATTTGGTCATGATGGTCTCTAATGCTGCTGCTCTTAG TGCCCCCTCCAATAATTTGGGCTTAAATCCTGATGGATCTGCTGTGAACCCTGGAGCTTTCCAGCAGCAACTTCGAAATGATTCTAATACAATGGCTCAACTATTTCAG GCTGATCCTGAACTTGCCCAAGTTATTCTTGGAAATGATCTCAACAAACTCCAGGACCTTCTAAGGCAACGCCATCGTCAAAGATCTGAATTACGTCGTCAACAAGAAGAGGAGTTT GCCCTCCTTGAAGCAGACCCCTTTGATGTAGAGGCACAGAAGAAAATCGAAGCTGCCATTCGTCAG AAAGGAATCGATGAGAACTGGGCAGCGGCCTTGGAATACAACCCTGAAGCTTTTGCCAGAGTG ATTATGCTGTACGTTGATATGGAAGTTAATGGTGTCCCTTTAAAG gCATTCGTTGATAGTGGTGCTCAGTccacaataatatcaaaaagcTGTGCTGAGCGATGTGG ATTGTTAAGACTTCTAGATCAACGTTATAAAGGCATTGCCCATGGAGTTGGACAATCAGAGATATTGGGTCGTATTCATGTAGCTCCAATCAAG ATTGGGAatatattttatccttgttcCTTCATGGTACTGGATTCTCCTAATATGGAATTCCTCTTTGGGCTTGATATGCTTCGCAAGCACCAG TGTATTATTGATCTAAAGGAGAATGTTCTGAGAGTGGGTGGTGGTGAAGTTTCTGTCCCATTTTTACAAG AAAAGGACATTCCACCTCGTTTTCTTGATGAAGAGAGGTATTCAAAAGAAGCATCCAGCTCAGGAAACCCA GTGACATCAGGAAAAGCGGAGAAGAAGAATGATCCACCGGCCATGGGTCAATCGTCTG GGGTTGCACGCAGCAGTGTGACACAG GGACCTGACTTTGAAGCTAAAGTTGCAAAGCTTGTTGAGCTGGGGTTTGGAAGAGAGGCAGTTATACAAGCTCTTAAATTATTTGATGGAAATGAAGAACAGGCTGCTGGGTTTCTTTTTGGCGGCTGA
- the LOC18103544 gene encoding enhancer of mRNA-decapping protein 4 isoform X2 — MASRNHHQQQPSPSHSPPLDMHTFFMPTPTSPPPPQNPSPPLPPNLMVLPLQQIPSSSYPPPTGTQHFPFPFAPSYPPQQNPNPNNPPPLANMHPQRSLSYPTPPLTPNQQLQDRSGAEIMALLRPPQNQEPPPLPPPAQDLSGALSNNFMGPVRTPSCTSSKMPKGRRVVGEDVVYDVDVRLPGEAQPQLEVTPITKYISDPQLCLGRQIAVNKSYICYGLKQGTIRILNINTALRSLFRTQSQRVTCMAFFAEDVHLLASAGIDGRINVWKISEGPDEEDKPQITGKTIIAIQVVGEGEIKNPKVCWHCYKQEILVVGVGKRVLRIDTNKVGKGEVYSSEAPLQCPVDKLIDGIRFIGKHDGEVTALSMCQWMTTRLVSSSMDGTIKIWDDLKASPLVVLRPHDGQPVYSAMFLTATDQPDHIILVTAGPQIRELKIWVSASEEGWLLPNDSDLLNCTQTLELKSSAEPRVEEAFFNQVVALSQMGLILLANAKRNAIYAVRLDYGPNPASTRMDCISEFTVTMPILSLTGMSDVLHGQSVAQVYCVQTQAIQQYTLELCQCLPPLMENVGSERSDSSVMHDVPNADGYAALESRGSKYSDVLVSSASVDVATLQQDAPTSNMESRTIALASSTSDANIVCAPSPPHPRLTRDLTEFAVGGRFEPSPASSNQPAINHSVDQQMDPICSNSSNVPSLDSDLRNDERKIVQDNNSTTLNLPVTFKHPTHLITPSEILMGASSSEITKVNEGKSEVDSNFLDVVVNNDVANAEVEVKIVGETRSIQDGEFSLRGESKRPVFENKEKIFSSQASDLDIEMTRECCALPPETNIVEEQGQVDGVGVSESLSPPSNAGKDEVHDSTKDVSGKVSESSVSTVGPLSTTPSTKGKKQKGRNSQASGSSSQPPGTFNSADSLNEPVRASNLLAMDGAFSQILAMQQSINQLVITQKEMHKQMSNMVAVPVSKECRRLETALGRSIEKAIKANADAPCARFQEENAKNERLLQDHTQQITSLVLNFINKDLPAMLEKAPKKELASVVQGAVRTISPVIDKTVSSVIVESFQRGVGDKAVNQLEKSVNSKLEATVARQIQAQFQTSGKQALQSRCFRFKLQVQPLHTQLLKGRAIFFAK; from the exons ATGGCATCCCGAAATCATCACCAACAGCAGCCATCACCATCACATTCTCCTCCTCTTGACATGCACACATTCTTCATGCCCACACCcacttcaccaccaccaccccaaAACCCTTCACCCCCTCTTCCTCCCAACCTCATGGTTCTTCCACTCCAACAAATCCCTTCCTCTTCTTATCCTCCCCCCACTGGGACCCAAcacttccccttccccttcgcACCCTCTTACCCTCCCCAACAAAACCCTAACCCAAACAACCCACCACCTCTTGCTAACATGCACCCCCAACGTTCCCTCTCCTATCCTACACCCCCTCTCACCCCGAACCAACAACTCCAAGACCGTTCTGGTGCCGAAATCATGGCCCTCCTCCGCCCCCCTCAAAATCAAGAACCACCACCACTCCCTCCGCCAGCCCAAGACTTATCCGGGGCTCTTAGCAATAATTTTATGGGTCCTGTTAGGACGCCTAGCTGTACTAGCAGTAAGATGCCTAAGGGCAGGAGGGTGGTTGGTGAAGATGTAGTGTATGATGTGGATGTTAGGTTGCCAGGAGAGGCACAGCCGCAGCTTGAAGTTACGCCGATAACCAAGTACATTTCGGATCCTCAGCTGTGTTTAGGAAGGCAAATTGCTGTTAATAAGAGTTATATTTGTTATGGGTTGAAGCAAGGGACTATTCGGATTCTTAATATCAATACTGCGTTGAGGTCTTTGTTTCGGACTCAGTCTCAG AGGGTCACTTGCATGGCTTTTTTTGCTGAGGATGTTCATCTTTTGGCTAG TGCTGGAATAGATGGACGGATTAATGTCTGGAAGATCTCTGAAGGTCCAGATGAGGAAGATAAGCCACAGATTACAGGAAAGACTATTATTGCTATCCAAGTAGTTGGTGAGGGGGAAATAAAGAACCCAAAAGTCTGTTGGCATTGTTATAAACAG GAAATTTTGGTGGTCGGAGTTGGTAAACGAGTTCTGAGAATTGATACTAACAAAGTTGGAAAGGGTGAGGTCTATTCCTCTGAGGCACCTCTTCAATGTCCTGTTGACAAGCTGATTGATGGGATCCGATTCATTGGTAAACATGATGGAGAAGTCACTGCTTTGTCAATGTGCCAATGGATGACCACCCGTTTGGTTtcttcttctatggatggcacG ATAAAGATTTGGGATGATCTCAAGGCATCACCACTTGTGGTTTTGAGACCGCACGATGGCCAACCTGTTTATTCAGCCATGTTCTTGACTGCTACTGACCAGCCAGATCACATCATACTTGTCACAGCA GGGCCTCAGATTAGGGAATTGAAGATTTGGGTCTCAGCCAGTGAAGAAGGCTGGCTCCTGCCTAATGATTCTGATTTGTTGAATTGCACCCAGACATTAGAGCTGAAGAGTTCAGCTGAACCTCGAGTTGAGGAGGCATTCTTCAATCAAGTAGTAGCATTGTCTCAAATGGGCCTTATTTTACTTGCAAACGCAAAGAGGAATGCTATATATGCTGTGCGCTTAGATTATGGTCCTAATCCAGCATCAACTCGTATGGATTGCATATCAGAGTTTACTGTCACTATGCCTATCTTGAGTTTAACCGGGATGAGTGATGTCCTGCATGGCCAATCTGTCGCTCAAGTTTATTGCGTACAGACACAGGCAATTCAACAGTATACTTTGGAATTATGCCAGTGCCTGCCACCTTTGATGGAGAATGTGGGTTCAGAGAGGTCAGATTCCAGTGTAATGCATGATGTACCCAATGCTGATGGATATGCTGCCTTGGAGTCACGTGGAAGTAAATATTCTGATGTTCTTGTGAGCTCCGCATCAGTTGATGTGGCCACTCTGCAACAAGATGCTCCCACTTCAAATATGGAATCCAGAACTATTGCTTTAGCCTCATCAACTAGTGATGCTAATATTGTTTGTGCTCCTTCGCCTCCTCATCCTCGCTTAACTAGAGATCTTACTGAGTTTGCAGTTGGGGGAAGATTTGAGCCAAGTCCTGCATCCAGCAACCAACCAGCTATCAATCATTCAGTTGACCAGCAAATGGACCCTATTTGTTCAAATTCATCCAATGTGCCTTCCTTGGATAGTGACTTGAGGAATGATGAGAGGAAAATTGTACAAGATAATAATTCTACCACTCTTAATCTTCCTGTTACATTTAAACATCCAACTCATCTAATAACCCCTTCTGAGATTTTAATGGGTGCTTCATCCTCTGAAATTACCAAAGTTAATGAGGGCAAAAGCGAGGTTGACTCAAATTTTCTGGATGTGGTTGTCAATAATGATGTTGCCAATGCTGAGGTGGAAGTTAAAATAGTGGGTGAAACAAGATCCATTCAAGATGGTGAATTTAGTCTTCGAGGAGAATCCAAAAGGCCTGTTTttgaaaacaaggaaaaaatctTTAGCTCCCAGGCTTCAGATCTTGATATTGAGATGACAAGAGAGTGCTGTGCGTTGCCACCAGAAACAAATATTGTGGAGGAACAGGGACAAGTTGATGGCGTTGGTGTTAGTGAGTCTCTTTCCCCACCTTCTAATGCTGGCAAAGATGAAGTCCATGACTCAACAAAAGATGTATCTGGAAAAGTTTCTGAGTCTTCTGTGTCAACAGTTGGTCCACTGTCAACTACTCCAAGTACAAAAGGGAAGAAGCAGAAGGGGAGAAATTCTCAAGCATCAGGTTCATCTTCTCAACCTCCAGGCACTTTTAATTCAGCAGATTCTTTGAACGAACCTGTCAGGGCTTCAAATCTCCTTGCTATGGATGGTGCTTTTTCTCAAATTTTGGCTATGCAGCAATCGATTAATCAG CTAGTGATCACACAAAAGGAAATGCATAAGCAGATGTCAAATATGGTTGCAGTCCCTGTTTCTAAAGAATGTAGAAGACTAGAGACGGCTTTGGGACGGAGCATTGAGAAAGCCATCAAAGCGAATGCTGATGCTCCGTGTGCTCGATTTCAAGAAGAGAATGCAAAAAATGAGAGGTTATTGCAAGATCACACGCAGCAGATAACAAGTCTGGTCTTGAATTTTATCAATAAGGACTTGCCAGCCATGTTAGAGAAAGCACCGAAGAAAGAATTGGCTTCAGTTGTACAAGGTGCAGTTCGCACAATATCTCCGGTCATTGATAAAACAGTATCTTCAGTTATAGTTGAGTCTTTCCAG aGAGGAGTTGGTGATAAGGCAGTGAATCAACTGGAAAAATCAGTTAATTCGAAACTTGAGGCTACTGTTGCTAGGCAAATTCAAGCACAGTTTCAAACTTCTGGCAAGCAAGCTCTCCAG TCAAGATGTTTCAGGTTCAAGCTGCAAGTGCAGCCACTTCACACACAATTGCTGAAGGGTAGGGCTATCTTTTTTGCAAAATAG
- the LOC18103544 gene encoding enhancer of mRNA-decapping protein 4 isoform X1 has product MASRNHHQQQPSPSHSPPLDMHTFFMPTPTSPPPPQNPSPPLPPNLMVLPLQQIPSSSYPPPTGTQHFPFPFAPSYPPQQNPNPNNPPPLANMHPQRSLSYPTPPLTPNQQLQDRSGAEIMALLRPPQNQEPPPLPPPAQDLSGALSNNFMGPVRTPSCTSSKMPKGRRVVGEDVVYDVDVRLPGEAQPQLEVTPITKYISDPQLCLGRQIAVNKSYICYGLKQGTIRILNINTALRSLFRTQSQRVTCMAFFAEDVHLLASAGIDGRINVWKISEGPDEEDKPQITGKTIIAIQVVGEGEIKNPKVCWHCYKQEILVVGVGKRVLRIDTNKVGKGEVYSSEAPLQCPVDKLIDGIRFIGKHDGEVTALSMCQWMTTRLVSSSMDGTIKIWDDLKASPLVVLRPHDGQPVYSAMFLTATDQPDHIILVTAGPQIRELKIWVSASEEGWLLPNDSDLLNCTQTLELKSSAEPRVEEAFFNQVVALSQMGLILLANAKRNAIYAVRLDYGPNPASTRMDCISEFTVTMPILSLTGMSDVLHGQSVAQVYCVQTQAIQQYTLELCQCLPPLMENVGSERSDSSVMHDVPNADGYAALESRGSKYSDVLVSSASVDVATLQQDAPTSNMESRTIALASSTSDANIVCAPSPPHPRLTRDLTEFAVGGRFEPSPASSNQPAINHSVDQQMDPICSNSSNVPSLDSDLRNDERKIVQDNNSTTLNLPVTFKHPTHLITPSEILMGASSSEITKVNEGKSEVDSNFLDVVVNNDVANAEVEVKIVGETRSIQDGEFSLRGESKRPVFENKEKIFSSQASDLDIEMTRECCALPPETNIVEEQGQVDGVGVSESLSPPSNAGKDEVHDSTKDVSGKVSESSVSTVGPLSTTPSTKGKKQKGRNSQASGSSSQPPGTFNSADSLNEPVRASNLLAMDGAFSQILAMQQSINQLVITQKEMHKQMSNMVAVPVSKECRRLETALGRSIEKAIKANADAPCARFQEENAKNERLLQDHTQQITSLVLNFINKDLPAMLEKAPKKELASVVQGAVRTISPVIDKTVSSVIVESFQRGVGDKAVNQLEKSVNSKLEATVARQIQAQFQTSGKQALQDSLKAGLEASVIPAFEMSCKAMFDQVDAAFQRGMVEHTAAAQQHFEAAHSSLALTLRDSINSASSLTKTLSMELADSQRQLLAIAANSGATNPSATQPSDGPLASFQEKVETQLDPTKELKRLISECKYDEAFTIALQRSDVAIVSWLCSQVGLQGIMSLSPLPLSQGVLLSLLQQLACDINNDTPRKLEWMTAVAAAILPTDQMIVLYARPIVEQVVEIVNRARTSPAVTGAELASIRVLMHVINYLLVTCKR; this is encoded by the exons ATGGCATCCCGAAATCATCACCAACAGCAGCCATCACCATCACATTCTCCTCCTCTTGACATGCACACATTCTTCATGCCCACACCcacttcaccaccaccaccccaaAACCCTTCACCCCCTCTTCCTCCCAACCTCATGGTTCTTCCACTCCAACAAATCCCTTCCTCTTCTTATCCTCCCCCCACTGGGACCCAAcacttccccttccccttcgcACCCTCTTACCCTCCCCAACAAAACCCTAACCCAAACAACCCACCACCTCTTGCTAACATGCACCCCCAACGTTCCCTCTCCTATCCTACACCCCCTCTCACCCCGAACCAACAACTCCAAGACCGTTCTGGTGCCGAAATCATGGCCCTCCTCCGCCCCCCTCAAAATCAAGAACCACCACCACTCCCTCCGCCAGCCCAAGACTTATCCGGGGCTCTTAGCAATAATTTTATGGGTCCTGTTAGGACGCCTAGCTGTACTAGCAGTAAGATGCCTAAGGGCAGGAGGGTGGTTGGTGAAGATGTAGTGTATGATGTGGATGTTAGGTTGCCAGGAGAGGCACAGCCGCAGCTTGAAGTTACGCCGATAACCAAGTACATTTCGGATCCTCAGCTGTGTTTAGGAAGGCAAATTGCTGTTAATAAGAGTTATATTTGTTATGGGTTGAAGCAAGGGACTATTCGGATTCTTAATATCAATACTGCGTTGAGGTCTTTGTTTCGGACTCAGTCTCAG AGGGTCACTTGCATGGCTTTTTTTGCTGAGGATGTTCATCTTTTGGCTAG TGCTGGAATAGATGGACGGATTAATGTCTGGAAGATCTCTGAAGGTCCAGATGAGGAAGATAAGCCACAGATTACAGGAAAGACTATTATTGCTATCCAAGTAGTTGGTGAGGGGGAAATAAAGAACCCAAAAGTCTGTTGGCATTGTTATAAACAG GAAATTTTGGTGGTCGGAGTTGGTAAACGAGTTCTGAGAATTGATACTAACAAAGTTGGAAAGGGTGAGGTCTATTCCTCTGAGGCACCTCTTCAATGTCCTGTTGACAAGCTGATTGATGGGATCCGATTCATTGGTAAACATGATGGAGAAGTCACTGCTTTGTCAATGTGCCAATGGATGACCACCCGTTTGGTTtcttcttctatggatggcacG ATAAAGATTTGGGATGATCTCAAGGCATCACCACTTGTGGTTTTGAGACCGCACGATGGCCAACCTGTTTATTCAGCCATGTTCTTGACTGCTACTGACCAGCCAGATCACATCATACTTGTCACAGCA GGGCCTCAGATTAGGGAATTGAAGATTTGGGTCTCAGCCAGTGAAGAAGGCTGGCTCCTGCCTAATGATTCTGATTTGTTGAATTGCACCCAGACATTAGAGCTGAAGAGTTCAGCTGAACCTCGAGTTGAGGAGGCATTCTTCAATCAAGTAGTAGCATTGTCTCAAATGGGCCTTATTTTACTTGCAAACGCAAAGAGGAATGCTATATATGCTGTGCGCTTAGATTATGGTCCTAATCCAGCATCAACTCGTATGGATTGCATATCAGAGTTTACTGTCACTATGCCTATCTTGAGTTTAACCGGGATGAGTGATGTCCTGCATGGCCAATCTGTCGCTCAAGTTTATTGCGTACAGACACAGGCAATTCAACAGTATACTTTGGAATTATGCCAGTGCCTGCCACCTTTGATGGAGAATGTGGGTTCAGAGAGGTCAGATTCCAGTGTAATGCATGATGTACCCAATGCTGATGGATATGCTGCCTTGGAGTCACGTGGAAGTAAATATTCTGATGTTCTTGTGAGCTCCGCATCAGTTGATGTGGCCACTCTGCAACAAGATGCTCCCACTTCAAATATGGAATCCAGAACTATTGCTTTAGCCTCATCAACTAGTGATGCTAATATTGTTTGTGCTCCTTCGCCTCCTCATCCTCGCTTAACTAGAGATCTTACTGAGTTTGCAGTTGGGGGAAGATTTGAGCCAAGTCCTGCATCCAGCAACCAACCAGCTATCAATCATTCAGTTGACCAGCAAATGGACCCTATTTGTTCAAATTCATCCAATGTGCCTTCCTTGGATAGTGACTTGAGGAATGATGAGAGGAAAATTGTACAAGATAATAATTCTACCACTCTTAATCTTCCTGTTACATTTAAACATCCAACTCATCTAATAACCCCTTCTGAGATTTTAATGGGTGCTTCATCCTCTGAAATTACCAAAGTTAATGAGGGCAAAAGCGAGGTTGACTCAAATTTTCTGGATGTGGTTGTCAATAATGATGTTGCCAATGCTGAGGTGGAAGTTAAAATAGTGGGTGAAACAAGATCCATTCAAGATGGTGAATTTAGTCTTCGAGGAGAATCCAAAAGGCCTGTTTttgaaaacaaggaaaaaatctTTAGCTCCCAGGCTTCAGATCTTGATATTGAGATGACAAGAGAGTGCTGTGCGTTGCCACCAGAAACAAATATTGTGGAGGAACAGGGACAAGTTGATGGCGTTGGTGTTAGTGAGTCTCTTTCCCCACCTTCTAATGCTGGCAAAGATGAAGTCCATGACTCAACAAAAGATGTATCTGGAAAAGTTTCTGAGTCTTCTGTGTCAACAGTTGGTCCACTGTCAACTACTCCAAGTACAAAAGGGAAGAAGCAGAAGGGGAGAAATTCTCAAGCATCAGGTTCATCTTCTCAACCTCCAGGCACTTTTAATTCAGCAGATTCTTTGAACGAACCTGTCAGGGCTTCAAATCTCCTTGCTATGGATGGTGCTTTTTCTCAAATTTTGGCTATGCAGCAATCGATTAATCAG CTAGTGATCACACAAAAGGAAATGCATAAGCAGATGTCAAATATGGTTGCAGTCCCTGTTTCTAAAGAATGTAGAAGACTAGAGACGGCTTTGGGACGGAGCATTGAGAAAGCCATCAAAGCGAATGCTGATGCTCCGTGTGCTCGATTTCAAGAAGAGAATGCAAAAAATGAGAGGTTATTGCAAGATCACACGCAGCAGATAACAAGTCTGGTCTTGAATTTTATCAATAAGGACTTGCCAGCCATGTTAGAGAAAGCACCGAAGAAAGAATTGGCTTCAGTTGTACAAGGTGCAGTTCGCACAATATCTCCGGTCATTGATAAAACAGTATCTTCAGTTATAGTTGAGTCTTTCCAG aGAGGAGTTGGTGATAAGGCAGTGAATCAACTGGAAAAATCAGTTAATTCGAAACTTGAGGCTACTGTTGCTAGGCAAATTCAAGCACAGTTTCAAACTTCTGGCAAGCAAGCTCTCCAG GATTCTTTGAAGGCTGGTCTGGAAGCCTCAGTAATTCCTGCCTTTGAGATGTCATGCAAAGCCATGTTTGATCAAGTAGATGCTGCCTTTCAGAGAGGGATGGTCGAGCATACAGCTGCAGCACAGCAGCATTTTGAAGCTGCCCATTCTTCTTTGGCACTCACTTTAAGG GATTCAATCAACTCAGCATCGTCATTGACAAAAACCTTGAGCATGGAGTTGGCTGATAGTCAAAGACAGCTGTTAGCTATTGCCGCAAACTCAGGTGCAACAAATCCATCGGCCACGCAACCTAGCGACGGACCCTTGGCTAGCTTCCAGGAGAAG GTTGAAACACAGTTGGATCCAACGAAAGAGCTAAAAAGATTAATATCTGAATGCAAATACGACGAGGCTTTCACTATTGCGCTCCAAAGAAGTGACGTGGCTATTGTATCCTGGCTGTGCAGTCAG GTTGGTTTGCAGGGTATCATGTCTCTGTCTCCCCTCCCTCTAAGCCAGGGAGTATTACTCTCTCTGCTACAGCAGCTGGCCTGTGATATAAACAATGATACTCCCCGAAAGCTTGAGTGGATGACGGCGGTGGCAGCTGCAATACTGCCAACTGACCAAATGATTGTATTATACGCACGGCCAATTGTTGAGCAAGTCGTTGAGATTGTGAACCGTGCAAGGACCTCACCTGCCGTCACTGGTGCCGAGCTTGCAAGCATCCGCGTTCTCATGCATGTCATTAATTACTTGCTGGTGACCTGTAAACGATGA